A genomic region of Pelodiscus sinensis isolate JC-2024 chromosome 1, ASM4963464v1, whole genome shotgun sequence contains the following coding sequences:
- the TAF1D gene encoding TATA box-binding protein-associated factor RNA polymerase I subunit D isoform X1, with the protein MADTDEAKTSACDHFEDSQDLMYIPKKSNMHQHGTARNLYSGFSQKDSRCEKPSQKSYTGGRSSKDFNHLTAVPTNGLLNDSDSESALSDSTSSLFQLECNTTQSATRHLVKSPANTLQADISVVSSLDPRSQSKLATSPEQPSPALNLKASFDCHERREYKTQAHQRGKRKKRYKSTGKPVGRPPLTATREEQERRLLDRGFQFPFVEREYGRKHPPMKMILAYEEAALQGFFQYVSTLKCEEHLKKALEKMSASDDLENECLAMRNHKYVDDEGPISPIQETNDDDHNLDPDQEDLGAKIVDNSCFILSRKLPSKKKSKTKAKPAKLSRGNGDGEEEDSADVPGSV; encoded by the exons ATGGCTGATACTGATGAAGCCAAGACTTCAGCTTGTGATCACTTTGAAGATTCTCAAGACTTAATGTATATCCCCAAAAAGTCTAATATGCACCAACATGGAACTGCAAGGAATTTATATTCAGGCTTTTCACAGAAAGATTCTAGATGTGAAAAACCTTCACAGAAATCCTACACTGGTGGTAGGTCTTCCAAAGATTTCAACCACTTGACCGCTGTCCCGACCAATGGCTTGCTGAATGACAGTGATTCAGAGAG tgcTCTTTCTGATTCTACGAGCAGCTTGTTCCAGCTGGAATGTAACACAACTCAAAGTGCAACAAGGCATTTGGTAAAGTCTCCAGCAAATACGCTACAAGCAGACATTTCAGTTGTCTCCTCTCTAGATCCTAGGTCTCAGAGTAAATTGGCTACATCCCCAGAGCAACCAAGTCCTGCACTCAATTTGAAAGCAAGTTTTGACTGTCATGAGAGGAGAGAGTATAAAACACAAGCACATCAAAGAGGTAAACGAAAAAAGAGGTACAAGAGCACAGGAAAGCCTGTAGGGAGACCACCACTAACTGCCACACGAGAAGAGCAGGAAAGAAGACTTCTAGACAGAGGCTTTCAATTTCCTTTTGTGGAAAGAGAATATGGAAGGAAACATCCCCCCATGAAAATGATTTTGGCATATGAG GAAGCAGCTTTACAAGGGTTTTTCCAGTATGTCAGTACGCTCAAATGTGAAGAACATCTAAAAAAGGCTTTAGAAAAAATGAGTGCTAGTGACGATTTAGAAAACGAATGTTTGGCGATGCGGAATCACAAATATGTAGATGATGAAGGACCGATTTCTCCTATTCAAGAGACAAA TGATGATGACCACAACTTGGATCCCGATCAAGAAGATCTTGGTGCCAAAATAGTT GACAACAGCTGTTTCATATTAAGCAGAAAACTTCCAAGTAAGAAAAAATCCAAGACAAAAGCGAAACCTGCAAAACTGAGCAGAGGAAATGGAGATGGAGAGGAAGAAGATTCTGCTGATGTGCCTGGGTCTGTGTAG
- the TAF1D gene encoding TATA box-binding protein-associated factor RNA polymerase I subunit D isoform X2: MADTDEAKTSACDHFEDSQDLMYIPKKSNMHQHGTARNLYSGFSQKDSRCEKPSQKSYTGGRSSKDFNHLTAVPTNGLLNDSDSESALSDSTSSLFQLECNTTQSATRHLVKSPANTLQADISVVSSLDPRSQSKLATSPEQPSPALNLKASFDCHERREYKTQAHQRGKRKKRYKSTGKPVGRPPLTATREEQERRLLDRGFQFPFVEREYGRKHPPMKMILAYEATALQGFFQYVSTLKCEEHLKKALEKMSASDDLENECLAMRNHKYVDDEGPISPIQETNDDDHNLDPDQEDLGAKIVDNSCFILSRKLPSKKKSKTKAKPAKLSRGNGDGEEEDSADVPGSV, translated from the exons ATGGCTGATACTGATGAAGCCAAGACTTCAGCTTGTGATCACTTTGAAGATTCTCAAGACTTAATGTATATCCCCAAAAAGTCTAATATGCACCAACATGGAACTGCAAGGAATTTATATTCAGGCTTTTCACAGAAAGATTCTAGATGTGAAAAACCTTCACAGAAATCCTACACTGGTGGTAGGTCTTCCAAAGATTTCAACCACTTGACCGCTGTCCCGACCAATGGCTTGCTGAATGACAGTGATTCAGAGAG tgcTCTTTCTGATTCTACGAGCAGCTTGTTCCAGCTGGAATGTAACACAACTCAAAGTGCAACAAGGCATTTGGTAAAGTCTCCAGCAAATACGCTACAAGCAGACATTTCAGTTGTCTCCTCTCTAGATCCTAGGTCTCAGAGTAAATTGGCTACATCCCCAGAGCAACCAAGTCCTGCACTCAATTTGAAAGCAAGTTTTGACTGTCATGAGAGGAGAGAGTATAAAACACAAGCACATCAAAGAGGTAAACGAAAAAAGAGGTACAAGAGCACAGGAAAGCCTGTAGGGAGACCACCACTAACTGCCACACGAGAAGAGCAGGAAAGAAGACTTCTAGACAGAGGCTTTCAATTTCCTTTTGTGGAAAGAGAATATGGAAGGAAACATCCCCCCATGAAAATGATTTTGGCATATGAGGCAA CAGCTTTACAAGGGTTTTTCCAGTATGTCAGTACGCTCAAATGTGAAGAACATCTAAAAAAGGCTTTAGAAAAAATGAGTGCTAGTGACGATTTAGAAAACGAATGTTTGGCGATGCGGAATCACAAATATGTAGATGATGAAGGACCGATTTCTCCTATTCAAGAGACAAA TGATGATGACCACAACTTGGATCCCGATCAAGAAGATCTTGGTGCCAAAATAGTT GACAACAGCTGTTTCATATTAAGCAGAAAACTTCCAAGTAAGAAAAAATCCAAGACAAAAGCGAAACCTGCAAAACTGAGCAGAGGAAATGGAGATGGAGAGGAAGAAGATTCTGCTGATGTGCCTGGGTCTGTGTAG